A part of Aminivibrio pyruvatiphilus genomic DNA contains:
- the proC gene encoding pyrroline-5-carboxylate reductase, whose product MENAVRIAILGAGNIGTSIAKGLAQAGHFTPGMITLTRRRTHLLEEYKAMGFEVTSDNPAAVKGADVVIVAVEPQRVDTLLEEIAPALDFDRHILISVVTGVTIKRIEEVIGKPLRIARAMPNTAIAVRESMTCLASNGPDDRALEMAKRIFNDVGKTLRIREEDMIAATALGACGIAFFLRAIRAASQGGIEIGLSAKNSLAMAVQTAKGAACLLSVSGSHPENEIDKVTTPKGCTISGLNRMEHEGFSSALIRGITVSAEKAAGLYCDKKEG is encoded by the coding sequence ATGGAAAACGCGGTACGGATTGCCATCCTCGGGGCGGGAAACATCGGGACGAGCATTGCCAAAGGCCTGGCCCAGGCCGGTCATTTTACCCCCGGGATGATCACCCTCACCCGGAGACGGACCCATCTCCTGGAGGAGTACAAGGCCATGGGGTTCGAGGTGACCAGCGACAACCCCGCCGCGGTGAAGGGGGCCGACGTGGTCATCGTTGCCGTGGAGCCCCAGCGGGTGGATACTCTTCTGGAGGAGATTGCCCCGGCGCTGGATTTTGACCGGCACATCCTCATCTCCGTGGTCACGGGAGTGACCATCAAAAGGATCGAGGAGGTCATCGGGAAACCTCTCCGTATCGCACGGGCCATGCCCAACACGGCCATCGCCGTCCGGGAGTCCATGACCTGCCTTGCCTCCAACGGTCCCGACGACCGGGCGCTGGAGATGGCCAAGCGGATCTTCAACGACGTGGGGAAGACCCTCCGGATCAGGGAAGAGGACATGATCGCCGCCACAGCCCTGGGCGCCTGCGGCATAGCCTTTTTCCTCCGGGCCATCCGGGCTGCCTCCCAGGGGGGGATCGAGATCGGCCTGTCGGCCAAGAACTCACTGGCCATGGCTGTCCAGACGGCCAAGGGCGCCGCCTGCCTGCTTTCCGTGAGCGGGAGCCACCCCGAAAACGAAATCGACAAGGTGACCACCCCCAAGGGCTGTACCATTTCCGGTCTCAACCGGATGGAACACGAGGGGTTCAGCTCCGCCCTCATCCGGGGGATCACCGTGTCCGCCGAAAAGGCGGCGGGACTGTACTGCGACAAAAAGGAAGGCTGA
- a CDS encoding hydratase has product MVRLLEQGAYLVDGKHVVVEGAGAKAAELAGRPVSREEARKGTISWSILEAHNTSGAMERLKIRFDALTSHDITYVSIIQTARASGLESFPLPYVLTNCHNSLCAVGGTINEDDHLFGLSAARKYGGIYVPAHMAVIHMYMREAMAGCGKMILGSDSHTRYGALGTLAVGEGGGELVKQLLGQTYDIAYPRVVGVYLTGKPRPGVGPQDVALAVIGAVFNSGYVKNSIMEFVGDGVSNLSADYRCGVDVMTTETACLSSIWRTDGNVKDFLAAHGRSGDFRELNPGKVAWYDGMVMVDLAAVKPMIALPFHPSNAMEIERFNENSGDILREVERSAAELLGNTKAKFSLTGKLEKGRLRVDQGIIAGCSGGTYTNVMAAASLLKGKSTGSGEFSLSVYPSSQPVLLELVKNGTITELMMAGAVVRTAFCGPCFGAGDVPASGSLSIRHTTRNFPNREGSKPGEGQIAAVALMDARSIAATAANGGFLTPATDLDPAEERWEYHFDDTPYRNRVYSGFGSPDSGTPLVFGPNIADWPEMPPLPDHLLLKVVSFITDPVTTTDELIPSGETASFRSNPLGLAEFTLSRKDPSYVGKAKEVRAFAKALAEGKAPGEISPELEEVLSALGAVPGFGEISLKSVSLASAVYARKPGDGSAREQAASCQRVLGGGANIAREYATKRYRSNLINWGMVPFLLHGDPSFSAGSWIFIPGIRQAMERGEMEFSAYVAGKGSFEKITLETGVLTEDERAVILAGSLINYNRERKS; this is encoded by the coding sequence ATGGTGAGACTTCTGGAACAAGGCGCGTATCTCGTGGACGGGAAACATGTGGTTGTGGAAGGCGCCGGCGCGAAGGCCGCGGAACTTGCCGGGCGGCCGGTCAGCCGGGAAGAGGCCCGGAAGGGCACCATCTCCTGGTCCATCCTCGAGGCCCACAACACCTCGGGGGCCATGGAGCGGCTGAAGATCAGGTTCGATGCCCTGACGTCCCACGACATCACCTACGTAAGCATCATCCAGACGGCCCGGGCCAGCGGCCTGGAATCCTTCCCTCTCCCCTACGTCCTCACCAACTGCCACAATTCTCTGTGCGCCGTAGGAGGCACCATCAACGAGGACGACCACCTCTTCGGCCTCTCGGCGGCGAGAAAATACGGAGGTATTTACGTTCCCGCCCACATGGCGGTGATCCACATGTACATGAGGGAGGCCATGGCGGGCTGCGGAAAAATGATCCTCGGGAGCGACAGCCACACCCGATACGGCGCCCTGGGAACCCTCGCGGTGGGCGAAGGGGGCGGCGAGCTGGTCAAGCAGCTTTTGGGCCAGACATACGACATCGCCTACCCGCGGGTGGTGGGGGTGTACCTCACGGGAAAACCCCGCCCCGGCGTCGGCCCCCAGGACGTGGCGCTGGCCGTGATCGGCGCCGTCTTCAACAGCGGCTACGTCAAGAACAGCATCATGGAGTTCGTGGGGGACGGCGTTTCGAACCTCTCCGCCGATTACCGGTGCGGCGTGGACGTGATGACCACCGAGACGGCCTGCCTTTCATCGATCTGGCGCACTGACGGAAATGTGAAAGACTTTCTTGCAGCCCACGGCCGTTCCGGCGATTTCAGGGAGCTGAACCCCGGCAAAGTCGCCTGGTACGACGGCATGGTCATGGTGGACCTTGCCGCGGTGAAGCCCATGATCGCCCTGCCGTTCCATCCTTCCAACGCCATGGAGATAGAACGGTTCAACGAGAATTCCGGCGACATCCTCAGGGAAGTGGAACGGTCAGCAGCGGAACTCCTGGGAAACACGAAGGCGAAGTTCAGCCTCACCGGCAAGCTCGAGAAGGGCAGGCTCCGGGTGGATCAGGGGATCATTGCGGGCTGTTCCGGGGGAACCTACACGAACGTCATGGCTGCGGCGTCTCTCCTGAAGGGAAAGAGCACGGGCAGCGGGGAGTTCTCCCTGTCTGTCTACCCCTCGAGCCAGCCCGTGCTGCTCGAACTGGTGAAGAACGGAACCATCACCGAACTGATGATGGCCGGTGCCGTGGTCCGGACGGCCTTCTGCGGTCCATGCTTCGGGGCGGGAGACGTTCCCGCCAGCGGTTCCCTCTCCATCCGTCACACCACCAGGAATTTTCCCAACAGGGAGGGATCGAAGCCCGGAGAAGGGCAGATCGCAGCGGTGGCCCTCATGGACGCCCGGAGCATCGCCGCCACGGCCGCAAACGGCGGCTTCCTCACCCCCGCCACGGACCTTGACCCGGCGGAGGAGCGGTGGGAATACCACTTCGACGACACTCCCTACAGGAACAGGGTCTACAGCGGGTTCGGCTCGCCTGACTCCGGCACGCCCCTGGTCTTCGGCCCGAACATCGCCGACTGGCCGGAGATGCCGCCCCTGCCGGATCACCTCCTGCTGAAGGTGGTCTCATTCATCACCGATCCCGTGACCACCACCGACGAACTCATCCCTTCGGGCGAGACGGCGAGTTTCCGTTCCAACCCCCTGGGACTGGCGGAATTCACCCTCTCCAGGAAGGATCCCTCCTACGTGGGGAAGGCGAAGGAGGTCAGGGCCTTTGCAAAGGCCCTTGCCGAGGGCAAAGCCCCCGGGGAGATCTCCCCGGAGCTGGAAGAGGTTTTATCCGCCCTGGGAGCCGTCCCGGGGTTCGGGGAAATTTCTTTGAAATCCGTCAGCCTGGCTTCCGCCGTGTATGCCAGGAAGCCAGGGGACGGTTCGGCCCGGGAACAGGCGGCGAGCTGCCAGAGGGTTCTCGGGGGAGGAGCGAACATCGCCCGGGAGTACGCCACGAAGAGGTACAGAAGCAATCTCATCAACTGGGGGATGGTTCCCTTCCTCCTCCACGGCGACCCCTCCTTCTCCGCGGGGAGCTGGATCTTCATTCCCGGTATCCGGCAGGCCATGGAGCGGGGGGAGATGGAGTTTTCCGCCTATGTGGCCGGGAAGGGGAGCTTCGAAAAAATCACCCTCGAGACCGGTGTCCTGACGGAGGACGAGCGGGCAGTCATACTCGCCGGTTCCCTGATCAACTACAACCGGGAAAGGAAGTCCTGA